One Synechocystis sp. PCC 7509 genomic window, ATTGGACCTGCGGTAGGTTTTCGCCCCTCCAGCACCGCTGTTGACTTTGCTAAAGGTTATAACGTAAACGCGATCGCTGTGCGTGTACCAATTAAATTCCTCCAAGGCTCATCTACTGCAACAACTTTTGATGTTTGGCAAACAATTTCTGTGGCGGGGGCGGGTAACAAATACAATCAAGTTGAACGGTTAGCTAGACCAGCAATCAATGAAGGCTTAATTGTTACTAATGATTATCTCAACGCCCTAAATAGCGTTGGACCTGACTTTGAAGCTGCGGCTTTAGCTGGTCAACAACCTGCCGCTAGGATCGCTGCACCAATTGTGGGTGAAGCCGCAAAAACGCTAAAAGCAATTGGCAATAGTGACGAACGTACTAATGCTCTATTGGGGGCGTTTTTACCAGATGTGATGCGAATTGACATCACGAATACCAGTGGATATGGTAATGCGCTGAATGCTAAAGGTAGCCCAATTCGCGGTCGCTTGCTTAAAGATGATGTAATAGATATTACCTTGAGCGTATTGACTAATGGAGCAATCACAAGTGATAACACTTCTTACGATGGTACACCAGGCAACCCAGCACAAGGACACAATCCGTTAGTAACTACCTTTCCCTACTTAGCTCTACCTAACTAGAGCCGCTTTGACTACTGACGCACTACTAAATGCTTCTCGCGTTTAGTAGTGCGGACTTTTTTGTGGAAATGAAATGAAAGCTATTAAGAGTAAAATTGCAATTCCAGCTACAAACCCTTTATGGTTGTTACTGTTAATTTTGTTACCCGTTGCAAGTATCTGGCTAGGGTTACGTTTTATAGATCGAATTAGGCTTGATAGTCCTTATCGGTATAATTTGGTTCGTCCGCCATCAGGCAGCGTTACTTTAGAACTAGGCAAAGAAATAAGTTTCTACCAACAACGCATCCGTCAAAACCCTACTGGTGGCTTAGACCGCGCCTCATTAGCTACAGCTTATCTCAAAATGGCTCGTGCTTCAGGAGATATTAGTTGGTACTTGTTAGCAGAGCAAGCGGCTCAAGAATCTCTTGCTAAATTGCCTTTTAGCAATGAAGGGGCGATTTTAGCTAGTGCCAAAGTTGCAGTAGCCAGACACGATTTTACAAAAGCAATTGACTTAGCTCAAAAAGTGTCTAGTGACAACGCTTTGGGTATCTTGGTAACGGCAAATCTAGCTATAGGTGAGGTGGATAAAGCCAGCCAAGCGGCGGAAACTTTAGTTAAACAGGTTCCTACGATTAACTCTGTGACCTTACAAGCTTTGGTAGAAGTAGCTCAGGGTAAAAACAAAGAAGCAAGGCAAAGTTTTCAGAGCGCGATCGCCATCGAAGAACAAGGAGAGACAGGTAGCTCGGTTTGGGCGCGAATTCTGCTGGGTCGGCTTTACTATCAGCAAGGGGAACTAGAACAATCCCGCACCCTGTACCAAGAAGCACTAAGAATAATCCCTCAATATCCCCCAGCACTTTTAAATCTAGCCCAGTTAGAGATTCGACTTGGCAATTATAAAGCCGCCGAGCAGCTTTATGGGCAGTTTTTTCAGTTGGTCAATAAGTCTCCTACAGTCTACGATCATGTCGTATTTAGGGGAATGGCTCGCGTTCGGGATTTACAAGGGGACTTGGTGGGGGCAAAAAAGTGGCGAGATCGAGCCGAAGCAGATTTGCGGCAAGATGTAGCTGATTTTGGACATCGGCGGGAATTAGCACAGTTGTTGTTAGAAAGCAATCGCCCAGAAGTTGTAGCAGAGGCTCTGACTTTGATACAGGCAGAAATCCGCGCTCGCCGAGATCCCGAAACTCTCAGCACTTTAGCTCTAGTTTGTAGTCGTTCCGGGCGCTGGACGGAGGCGCAACAAGTTATGACCCAGGCGCGGCGTTGGGGCATCCGCGAGGCGGGCATATTTCACCAGGCAGGCACAATTGAGCAGGCATTAGGCAACTCGTCCCAGGCTAATAAATTCTTTCGACTTGCTCAAGAAATCGATCCTCAATTTAACAAACAGGCTCAAAAGGCTTTGGGGCTTGGTGTCGGACTAGGTGTGAACTAGAAAACTTATAAATACTTATATTAGTGGTGAATTTATATGCAGAGAAAATGGCGGCTAGTTAGCTTGAGCATTATCTCACTGTTCGCCTCGCTTTTACTCTCATTTACTTTTGCAAGTTCTAGTTATGCTCATTGGGCTGACTTGTCAGTAGCTGAAGTAGTTGTAGGAGAAACAAAAACTCAAATAACGCTGACTTTTCCTACAGGTTTGACGGCGTTTGCAGACGACAATAAAGATAATCAGCTTTCAATACCAGAAGTCCGTAGTCATCAAGCCCAGTTGCAAAGATTTTTTGGCGATCGCCTCCGCTTAACCAATGACAAAGGCGATCGCGCTGCAATGACTCTAATCTTGCAAGAGGCTACCCAAACCGCTTTGCAGGCTACGGCAGGTACTCATAGCACTTTGTTACTAACCTACACTTGGCTTCAACCTGTTCAAGGACTAAAGCTTTACTACAATCTATTTTTACCAGGAGTATCTACGGCTCGTTGTCTGGCAACCATAATTTACCCGGATCAGGTGCAAAACTATATATTCGACCCAAATAATCGCGAACTAACCTTAATTCAGGGTTCGATCTGGCAGCAAACGGGAATTTTGCTAGTGGCGATTTTTGGGTCTTTCCTGTGGGGTGGAATGCACGCTATGTCTCCAGGACATGGAAAAACAATCGTTGGAGCCTACTTAGTGGGGTCGCGTGCTACTGCCCAACACGCCATATTTTTAGGGGTGACGACGACTATTACTCACACTCTGGCAGTGTTTGCTCTAGGCTTGATAGCGCTTTTTGCCTCTCGCTTCGTTGTCCCAGAGCAGCTATACCCTTGGCTCAGTTGCTTATCAGGTCTTATGGTGATGGCGATCGGGTTGAATCTGTTTATTAGCCGATTACGAAATACTCAGTTTCATAGCACGACGCACCATCACGATCGCGATGGACACTCCCATCATCACCATGATCGCGATCGTGGTGATGACGGTAGTAATCATTCTCATCTTTCAATCACTGACGAAGCGCCCCTCAGTTGGCGTAGTCTACTGACTCTAGGAATTTCTGGTGGTCTTGTTCCCTGTCCTTCTGCCTTAGTTGTACTGCTGAGTGCAGTTGCTTTAGGTCGTGTTGGTTTTGGACTTGTAATGGTTTTGGCGTTCAGTTTAGGACTAGCAGGAGTGCTTACTGGTTTAGGATTGCTGCTTGTTCGCACTAAGCGGCTTTTTGATCGCCTACCATCGCAGATGCGTTTAGTTAGAGTATTGCCCGCAGTTACCGCTTTTTTTGTGGCATTGCTTGGCGTAGGCATCACTACCCAGGCATTGATACAACTTGGGTTCGTTCGATTTTAACTAGATGATTAATAATTTTTTGTATTGAGAAAAACCTAATGTTAAAACGATTATTTTGCTTAACTGCTACTATTTCTGTTGCATTAGTGCCATTTTTGAGTGAATCTACTTTTGCTCGTCCCCTATCTATAAATTCTCAATATCCAGAAGTACCAAGTCCTAAAACTAATTTGTCACTTTGTTATATGGAAACCAAAGACGGTAGGATTTTGAACCTTGAGATTTTATGTGCAAACAAGCTTGAGAATTCAGACGCAAGTTTAACTCCTATCCTTAAGCCTGTAAATTCATCAGCAGCAACGAGCAGTTTAAAATTGAAAAATAGCTCTATTACTACTAAATGCTACTTTGTAGACGCTAACGGTCGCCCCTGTAATACCAGCAACTAAATGAAGTATGCCCTCTATATGCTCTATTACTTAACTAATTTCCCGTTGCCATAAAATATCTACCACCCGCATCATCCCAGCCTTTAGATGGCGGCGATAAGTACTAAAAGGCAAGTTTAGTAATTCTGCCGCCTTTTCTTGGGTTAATGCAGGCTGCAAATAAGTACGATGCAAGACTCTGTAGAGTTTTTCGTCTCGTGGTGAAGATAAGAGCGATTCAACAGCTTGTTGGACCACTGCTTGCAGGGCTGCAATACGTTTTTCCCTTCCCAAAGTGTCAATTTCTACTACTAAGCGAGATCGTAATAGGGGATTTTTGTGCAGCGCATCAGCACGTGCAAAGTTACGTAATGCATCTTGGGCGGCTGTCGCAAATTCCGGCTGACTAAGAACTAACAATGGTTCCGTTGATATAGGCAGAGACTTTGCTTGGGCGGAGGCATCAATTTCTCTTTTTGCTAACAACTTTTGCCACGCTGAGGCTGATAATACCCGCCAATCATGTCCATAAACTCCATAACTTCTCTCGCCAACTTGAAAATCTGCTTCCGGTAGGCGTGTTAAGTCTGCATAAGCAAACATTTCTGCCCAAAAATCCGGTCTGGCACAACAAAAAAAGGTAAAGGTAAGCTCTTTTGTTAATCTATGGTGTTGAACAAAGTTGATAAAAATTAGGCTTTGTGTGGCTGAAACTTCTTGATAAGTATCTTTTGCCATCCAAAATCGGAATAAGGTAACTCCATTCCCTTGCTGCAATGGAACGCAATAGATGCGTAGATAATTCTGACAAGCGATCGCTCCTGGATCAGTATCTAAGTCTTCTTTACTAGCTTGGTGTAAAGCTATCATAATTACAAAGCCCGCCAACTGCTGTTGTGCATCCCGAAAAACGATCACACCTTGAGGTTGCCTTGTCAGCCAATGGGCGGCTATTTTTGCACTGGCTTCACCTTCTTTTTCTGCCACTATTTTTAGTAGCGCTGGCTTATCTGTCTCTCTCAGCCTATCCGTTTGCAAGCTACTGTTTTCTTGCCAAATAAAACGAGGGCGCACCGCAGAATTATCGCGATGCAGGAAAATATAATCGAATAATACTCGATGTTGCTCTTGACCTTGAGTTTGCTGTAAGCGCATTGTGTAATAATTACGAGCGCGGTGGTGCAATTCGGCGTACCACTCAGTATTGCGCCACCGCACGTCAGTAATTAATACTTCTCTAGCTAAATCGTGTGGAAATAACCCTTGGTGTCCTGATTCAATAAACGATAATTCCCGCAACCACTCAAATAATCCATAGACATCTCCCTGATTCAGCATTTGCGCTAATACAGTTTCTGTGGTTATCCGTACTAAAGCACAGGCTTCTAAAGCCATACGGTGGGCTGGCGATGGTGCATCTTGAACAAATCTTTGCAGTAGAGTTTTGATTACATCTGGCACAGCTTCCGGTTGAAACGAGATTTGCCCCTCTTGGGCAAATACATCGGCAATTAGTGACAAAGCTAGAGGATAACCATGAGTGAAATCTAGAACGGTTTGGTGTGCCGTTTCCGGGATATCTCGTTTACTAAGGTAGCTTTGGCTTTCATCGGGGCTGAGGTTGCGTAAAGGCAAAGTATGAATTAAGGCTTGCCAGCCCTCATCAGTTCGCCAAGCTGCGGAAGGGGCTTGACGACTAGCTATAACGATTAGGGTATTTTCTGGTAATTGCGGTAAGAATACTTCACGCAGCCAATGATCTAATGGTGTTAAAACTTCGTAAGTATCGAGGAAAATAACTTTCCGCTTGCTGTGAGAAGCGAGTTTCTGTAAAGGAGACTGGGAGCTATCTAGACTTAAGACTATTTTTAAAGTATTAATAAAAGACTCTGGGGTCGGATCTATATTACGTCCATCTAAATAAATTGTGTCTAGATTGCTATTACTTAGACGATTGAATTGTTTGAGTAAGCTTGTTTTGCCGACACCACCAGGACCGAATATATAAAGTAGATAAAATGGTAATTCTAAAGCCGCGATTGCTTTTGCAGGTAGTGCGTCAATTCAATGTGGGATGATATAGTGACAGGGTGGTTTTAAACTCGAAGCATCTCTATGGATTGTCCTCTGTGTGGTCACATTAAAGCCCATAAACATGGCAAGATGCCGAACGGACATCAACGTTACCTGTGTCCCGCTTGCCATCAAACGTTCTCGGAATCCTTCGACAGTTTGTACTATCGTCGACATATTAGTCCTGAACAAATTCGCCAAGTGTTGCAAGCACATAGTGAGGGCAGTAGTTTACGAGGGATTAGTAGAACAACTGGGCTTGCCTACAACACAGTTGTGAGTATTGTTCGCGCTGCCAGTCAAAAAGCCCAATTGGTTCACAATGCCGAAGTCCAAGCTGTACAAACAGAGGAGGTAAGTGCCGATGAGATGTGGTCATTTGTCTCAAAAAACAGAAACAGTGTTGCGCTCAAGAACTAGAAGTCGGGGATTGTTGGATCGGTCTGAGTCTTGCCGATTCAAGTGGCTTAATTCTGGCGGCGCGAGTTGGCAAACACACTGATGAACTGATTGGTCAGTTAGTCCTCAACACCGAGGGAAAAACAAATTGCAAGCAATTTAACAGTGATGCTTGGGGCGGGTATGAGCGAGTTCTACCTCCTGAAATTCACCACTACATTGGCAAAGACAAAACGCAGCGATTAGAACGTACTAATGGTACTGTGCGACAACAAACCGGAAGATGGCATCGACGACAGAACAAGTTTGGTAAGGTGTGGGAACAGACAAAAGTGACAACTCGATTAGTGGTGAGTTACTTCAACTGGATTTGGCAGCATAGCCGATTCAAAACAACTGCTGCACAACGAGCCGGATTAGCAACGAGAGCGTGGAGTTGGCATGATATTGCTACCTATCCCACATTAATTTGATGCATCACCCTTTTGCAAACAATTCAAGTTCCCTCTTACGTCCTACAAATCGGTGATTTCGCTCTGCATTCAAACGTTCTGCTAGAGACGGTAACATTAGCTCTTCCTCTATCAACTATCAATTAATTATCTATGCTGATGAGGGTATAGGGGTACAGCCGGGATACGGATACCGTTGGCGAAATATTACTTAACATAAAAGCACTGATTTTACCGTGTAATACATGGAGAGGAGAGCTAGGGAGCATCTCAGTTTTGCAGTGAGTATTAATACTTAAAATATTTAAGGGGCTAGGGAACTAGAATCGAAGCAAAAATGTAGAATAAGTAAAAATAGACGTGACGTACAGGATATGACTCCAGAGAATGCTATTGCACTAAAAGCCCATATACAAGCTATTGCTGCTATTCTTTATGAGGAGACTCCACAAGAGTTATTAAACACTTTAGAGGAAATCGAGCAGACTGTACGCCAAAAGGTACTCAAGCATTTGTTTGTCCAGAAATTGGTATTTTTTTATCCAATCAGTCACAGGTACAATCGTCGGCAGAAAAAGAAAATTAAAAAGCAGCATTGGCATCTTGAAACTGACGGCAAACCAGGCGAAAAAGCTAGAAGTGAAATCTCGCGCGCAACTAAGCCCACATTTAGAAAAATGCTGTTTGCTACTGAGTGCAAATGTATCCTATGCCAATACCGCTCGATATTTGGAAAGCCTTACAGGTCTGAGAATATCCCACAGTACGCAGCAAAGACTTGTCCAACGATATAAGTTTCCAGCCGTCCGGGTCAATCAAGAAGTAGAAGAGTTGAGCGTTGATGGGGGAAAAGTTAGGCTTCGCACGCCCGTAGGTCAAGGGTGTGAGTGGCGAGATTATAAAGCGGTAAACCTTGATGGACAGGCAGTTGCCGCCTATTTCCAAGATAACAAAGCTCTGCTCCATTGGGTAAATCAGCACTGGCTGTCAGAAATTGTCACCTGCATCGGGGATAGACATGATGGCCGATGCGAATCTCATCGCTGGCATTGCTAGTAGCGAAAGTCGTCTGGAAATCTTAGACTGGTATCATTTAGTAGAAAACCTTTACAAGGTCGGCGGCGACAAGAACCGTTTGGCAAAGGTCGAAGCCTTTTTGTGGCGAGGAAATGTTGCCGCAGCTATTGCCGAATTGAACGGGTGGTCACATCCTCAAGTAGACAATTTGATTGCCTATCTTTATAAGCATCAGTCTCGTATCCCTGATTACTGGTATTTTCAGACCGAACAGATTAGTTCGATTGGTTCTGGTGCAATTGAGTCTACGGTGAAACAGATTAGTAGGCGTGTGAAAATCTCCGGCGCTCAATGGAATAAACACAATGTGCCGCAAGTTCTCTTTCATCGCACGGCTTATCTTAATGGATTGCTATCTACAACTAACTATTTGCAAAACTGAGATGCTCCCTTGCTACATTAAGTTGGGAACGCGACAATGACCGCGCGGTCAAACTCTACAAGCTGGTGATTAAGGCAAAGGAAGGCTATGTCCTAGATGAGGAAATACCCAAAGAGCTAAAAGCAAGCGCTAGTGTCGGGCAAACGGTAGAATCAGCAGTATTGAGGAGTGCCTGTTTGTGGCTGGGAATAGACCCCAATCAGCCTCTTATGCGCCAACGGGGAAGACCGAGAACGCGATCGCGCGACGAGGACGGTAACATCACTTCTGCGGGGGAAGTAATTGAACTGACTCTACAACCAGATGAAACAGTTACAGGCAAGCTAATTACTGATTTTCAGGGATTGGTTAAAAACACAAATCTAGCCACTCTAACTTTGAGCAAACTTGCAGAGATGCTTGTCGCATTGCGCGATCGCGAATTAGTTGTAGATTTGCAATTATTAGAAGCGTACCTAGAAGCAGTAGACGAGGATTGGCGCGCCAAGATTGCGGATGAAATCGGCTTAGAGGACAATAATGAAGAAAAAACCAATCCTTGGGCAGTTTTAGGGTTAGACCCTGGTGCATCAATAGACGAAGTGAAAGCTGCCTACCGAAAGATTATGCGACATATTCACCCAGACACATCAGGAATGCCGCGATGGTATGCCCAGACAGTAAATGATGCTTACCGCACAATAATGGAGGGATTTGAAGATGGCTGAAGATAAAAAGAATTTGCCCGCAAAAAGAGTTGGCTCTGGGTTTCTGGACAAAGTACGCTCCAGTAAAGCAATATCTGCTACTCCCAAACAAGAGATGCTTAAAAGAGCGATCGCCTACCAAGAACGCCCCCGGTTGCTATTTGCAATGGATGCCACCGCCAGCCGCGAAGCCTGTTGGAATGTTGCAAAGGAAATTACTGGAGCGATGTTTGAGGCTGTACCTGGAGAATTGGATGTTGCTTTGGCTTACCATAGCGGTGGACGGTTGCAAGAGATGACACCTTTTTCACCAGAAGCAAGAGCTTTTTTAGATAAAGTACAAGCTGTACGTTGCTCTGCGGGTAGGACAGCATTGAATGAAATATTAGACAAAGCTGCTCAAGCACCTAGAATTAAAGCCCTAATTTACATTGGTGATTGCTTTGAGGAAGATCCAAAGGAAGCTGTAGAAATTGCTCAACAACTCAAGTTAAAAGGTGTTCGTTGTTTCATCTTCCACGATAATAGTTCTCAAGCTCAAGGTTACGATACTAAATCTGCACTGGCAATATTTGAGCAAATCACTCGGATTACAGGTGGAGCAATTTTGCCCTTCGATGAAACTTCGCCGGACTTGGTTAGAGAGTTGTTGAGTGCGATCGCGCTCTATGCTGCTCAAGGTATCAAAGCCCTCCAAAATCAAACTAAGTTGCTACCTGCTGCACGTCTGCTGCTAGAGCAAATGAAGTAGAAGCGAGATTTTACGATTCAATTAATATTAATCCATAAAGGTTTATGGTTTGATTTGATGCTTGCTACCCTTCGCTTTTTGTTTTCTTTTGTTTTTTCCTATTTCCTAAATAAAACCATAAAGGTTTATGGTTTTATTTTTAGCGTCGCTAAAAATAAAAATTGTATACACCCTTCTGGCTGGTGCTAGAGCATAGCATTATTGTCGGTCAGTCGTAGTGATAACGAGCTTGCAGAAAATTTAGCTGGTCGTGCGTAACTCTATAAACCAATCGATGTTCTAAGTCAATGCGGCGCGACCAGGTATTAGCGTCTAGGTACTTAAGTGGTTCTGGCTTCCCTATTCCAACAAAAGGGTCAAGCAATATAGCCTGAACCAGGTCTAGTACCTTATACGCCTTTTGCAGGTCATTTTTGTACCACCAGCCCAAGTCCTCTCTAAATTCCTCCTCAAATACTGGTATTCGATGAGTAGTCTTCTGTACCTCTATTTGAGAGGTCAAGGGTGGCTTACTGCTCTTCTTTTTCTTGCTTGCCAATCCCTAACTCCTGGCACAATTGATCGACGGACATTGGCTTTGTTGTATTAGCTTTAGCACGTTCTAACGCGCTCAATAGTCGAGCCGCATTTTTCGGCGATCGCAGCAGATAAGCTGTCTCAAGAAGGCTAGAAAGTTCGTCTTCAGCTATAAGGGCAACATTCCCACGCTCTCGACGCTTTATAACAATAACTTCCTTATCATCCACAACCTGATCGAGCAGGCTGGCAAGATTGTTACGGGCTTCTGTGTATGTAGTCTCTGAACTCAGCATAGTAATTATGTGCAGCTTTTCTGTACATAATTATAACAACCAGCGAAGACTTTATCTATCTTTCGTTAAACTCGTTGAGCAACTCGGCGTAACTCCACCCAGAACCGCACACCGATTCTTCTCTTGGAGTTTCAAAAGCAGCCTCTCGCTCAACCACTGGCTCCGGCTGTTGTTGCGCCTCCACTGCGGATTGCTGGAGCGCTTCTACAGCTTCTTCGATGGCGGAATCATTTAATGGTGGTAGCGGTGGAGTTTGGGGTTTAACTGGGCGCTTGACTTTTACAATGTTGTTCGAGTTCATACTTAGTCCAAAACAGTGACAAAAAATACATTTAAGGCGTTTTAGTACAGTTAAGCTGATTCTAAACTGTCTAAATCCCAATCAACAATATTAAATGCGATCGCTTTTAAATAAATATTTTTTCAATCCCGCCAGGAGTTAAACTGCTGAATTGCTATAGCAAATTCGTCAGCTATATAACGGAAAATAAAATTAGAAACCATCGGCAACATTTCAACAGCATGGTCAATAGCCATACTTTGTTTTACTCATGTCTTCAATTATACGTTGATAATGTGAGTATAATAGCTTATCAGTACAGATTACGTTCAATAAAATAGCAACTCCTCAAAATTGACTAATGGTTAGCTAAGATGCGATCTCACGAGCAGGCGTGAAAAGGTCAACAACTTATGAAGAAAGAAGTCTTTTTTACACCGCGAACTCCTTCTGAGCCTACCAAGGGCATGGGGTGGATAGAAATAAATGATGATGCCGTAAAGCGGCTAGGTATTCATCATTTATATAAATGGATGTTTCGTGGTAGTAATGTTGAGATTGTTGGACCAGATGGGTTGAAATTCAATGCCTACCTGGATAATCCTAACGGTTATGGAGGTCGTCATAAGAAACGCTTTATTGTACATAGTCATGGAGAGGTAGTTTTGCTTCTTGTACAGAAGAAATTAACTATTGATGCGGTATTACATTTTGTCCGCAGTTGGGCAAAGCCGGAAGCCAGAGTTATCACTCCTGGGAAACGAGTAATAACTCTCAGCAGCGAGTATGCTGATTTACCTGGTTATGTCTACTTCGTCTTTAACCTTGATAGCAATGCTATTAAAATTGGCTTTGCTAAGGATGTACAAAAGCGTTTAGCGGCACTCCAAACTAGCAGCCCTAGTCAATTAAAACTACTTGGAGTAATTAGAACTCAAAGCGCTAGAACTGCTGAACAATTGGAGGGGACGTTACACCAGCAATTTGCCCAATTGCATATAAGTGGTGAGTGGTTTAAAGCAGAGGAAACATTACTTAACTACTTAAGAGAAGTGAATTAGCAGTATGTACAAAATCTATCCATTTCTCAAACTCCTGCGAAAATCCCATAGTTACGGCTCGAAACATGGAATTTGAATGTAGCTTGGTAAGTAATTCCTATCTTGACCTAATTAAGCAAATTATTCGCTCGTTAATGAGCGATGGTCGCAAAGCGAACCGCCTTCGGCATCGCCTGTAAATGAGTAGAATAGTAGGTAGTACAAAAGTAGTACACTTTACGAATGCACATCCTCTGGTTCCGTCGAGATTTACGTTGGAGTGATAACGAAATAGTTACACTATCAACCGCCGATAACGCTGAAGTATTGCCATGCTTCATTATCGATCCTTGGTTCTATAGCCAAGCAGAAGTAGGTAAAGCTAGGGTCAGGTTTCTGTTCGAGTCACTAGAAAATTTAGACAGCAACCTTAGATCGCGGGGCAGTCAGCTTTACTTGTTTGAGGGAAGTAGCGTTAGCGTACTGCAAGAACTTACCCGTCAACTACTCCAAAAAGGCGATCGCCCTAAACTGTTCTTCAACCATGACATACAAGCGCAGTACGGCATTGAACGCGATCGCCAAATCATCGACTTCTACCGCGAACACAGCCTTGAATACCACCAGGGACTAAATAATTTTCTGCAAACCGATGGCGATCGCCGCGAACAATGGATGGAGGAATACTATACCTACTTGCGGCAGCCGTTGCATCCAATACCAGAACGTATTAATACGCCCCAACTTCAGCTTGACATTCCTCAGCTTACCTTCAGCGATTTGAAGCAAAAGTACAGCCAATTTTGGGAAACAGAAAATACATATTTTAGTGGCGGTGAGACACAGGCGATCGCTACCTTGGACTCTTTCTTAGATTCTCGCTTCCATGGATACCACTGGAAAATCTCGCGTCCCTGGCTAACTCAGCAGGGTGCTACATCCCACTTATTGCCTGATCTCACCTTTGGCACTATTTCTGTTCGCCAGGTCTACCAAAGTACCAAAGCTAAAGCCTCCGAATTAGCCGACAATCCCAAAGCCCAGTTTTCGCTCAAGGCTTTTTGCGATCGCTTACGTTGGCATGATAGTTTCACCCAAAGGTTGTACTACTATCCAGAATTAGTAGACCTCTTGCAAAAGTCACCTTTAAAGTTGACTGACATTTACAGCAGTTCTCAGTTGGGTGAAACATAGCAACAGCAATGGGTGAACCAGCCAATAATGTCTTGGAGTGTCACCGCAGCGAGAGCATCGGTAATTGCTTGGTCTAACTGAGCATAGGTTCGTGCCGCTCTGGCACGCAGAAACTCTTTGACTTTTGACCAACAGTTTTCAATTGGTGAAAAATCTGGCGAATAGGGGGATAAATAAATGACTGTTGCGCCTACCGATTCAATTGCCTCACGGATACCATTAACTTTGTGGGCGGGCAAATTATCCATAACTACACACGCGCCTGTCCAGAGATTAGGCACTAATACCTGAGTCACATAGGTCTTGAATGCTAGAGCATCAGTTGCACCGGGAAAAGTAATTTCACCTACCAGCCCCCGTAGCGCCATTGCACCAATCAATGTTACATTTTGTCCGCGCCCGTAAGGAGCGTGGTTATAGGCGCGGCTGCCTCGGACAGAACGGGCATAACGCCGTGTCATTGCTAAGTTGGAGCCTGTCTCATCTACAAACACCAAATCCTCCAAGTTGACTGCTTCAATTTCATGCCAATATTCTACCCGCAACTGTTGTACTCGTTCGCTGTCTCGCTCCGTTGCGCGCAGAGTTTTTTTTTCTGGTAAGTTTGAGCTTTTGGACGTATCGTCCCATCGTAG contains:
- a CDS encoding DUF4331 domain-containing protein, with product MASQKNTVQRNLKKILPLGGLALAIAISAVVLPQYAKTSDHDDGEVDTKGRNLNLTDLYVFREKDQNPQASIGDLVFIMNTNPRSVARQQYYFSTRARYEFNVSRITNNDATPTGKPDVTLRFEFGAPNSNGQQEIKLTSLRDGGTSNVAMAITTPIINASKPVVKQVSMGGSNLSVFAGLREDPFFFDVEQYFRVRAGALGIGPAVGFRPSSTAVDFAKGYNVNAIAVRVPIKFLQGSSTATTFDVWQTISVAGAGNKYNQVERLARPAINEGLIVTNDYLNALNSVGPDFEAAALAGQQPAARIAAPIVGEAAKTLKAIGNSDERTNALLGAFLPDVMRIDITNTSGYGNALNAKGSPIRGRLLKDDVIDITLSVLTNGAITSDNTSYDGTPGNPAQGHNPLVTTFPYLALPN
- a CDS encoding tetratricopeptide repeat protein, whose protein sequence is MKAIKSKIAIPATNPLWLLLLILLPVASIWLGLRFIDRIRLDSPYRYNLVRPPSGSVTLELGKEISFYQQRIRQNPTGGLDRASLATAYLKMARASGDISWYLLAEQAAQESLAKLPFSNEGAILASAKVAVARHDFTKAIDLAQKVSSDNALGILVTANLAIGEVDKASQAAETLVKQVPTINSVTLQALVEVAQGKNKEARQSFQSAIAIEEQGETGSSVWARILLGRLYYQQGELEQSRTLYQEALRIIPQYPPALLNLAQLEIRLGNYKAAEQLYGQFFQLVNKSPTVYDHVVFRGMARVRDLQGDLVGAKKWRDRAEADLRQDVADFGHRRELAQLLLESNRPEVVAEALTLIQAEIRARRDPETLSTLALVCSRSGRWTEAQQVMTQARRWGIREAGIFHQAGTIEQALGNSSQANKFFRLAQEIDPQFNKQAQKALGLGVGLGVN
- a CDS encoding nickel/cobalt transporter, encoding MQRKWRLVSLSIISLFASLLLSFTFASSSYAHWADLSVAEVVVGETKTQITLTFPTGLTAFADDNKDNQLSIPEVRSHQAQLQRFFGDRLRLTNDKGDRAAMTLILQEATQTALQATAGTHSTLLLTYTWLQPVQGLKLYYNLFLPGVSTARCLATIIYPDQVQNYIFDPNNRELTLIQGSIWQQTGILLVAIFGSFLWGGMHAMSPGHGKTIVGAYLVGSRATAQHAIFLGVTTTITHTLAVFALGLIALFASRFVVPEQLYPWLSCLSGLMVMAIGLNLFISRLRNTQFHSTTHHHDRDGHSHHHHDRDRGDDGSNHSHLSITDEAPLSWRSLLTLGISGGLVPCPSALVVLLSAVALGRVGFGLVMVLAFSLGLAGVLTGLGLLLVRTKRLFDRLPSQMRLVRVLPAVTAFFVALLGVGITTQALIQLGFVRF
- a CDS encoding IS1 family transposase (programmed frameshift); protein product: MDCPLCGHIKAHKHGKMPNGHQRYLCPACHQTFSESFDSLYYRRHISPEQIRQVLQAHSEGSSLRGISRTTGLAYNTVVSIVRAASQKAQLVHNAEVQAVQTEEVSADEMWSFVKKQKQCCAQELEVGDCWIGLSLADSSGLILAARVGKHTDELIGQLVLNTEGKTNCKQFNSDAWGGYERVLPPEIHHYIGKDKTQRLERTNGTVRQQTGRWHRRQNKFGKVWEQTKVTTRLVVSYFNWIWQHSRFKTTAAQRAGLATRAWSWHDIATYPTLI
- a CDS encoding J domain-containing protein, with the protein product MIKAKEGYVLDEEIPKELKASASVGQTVESAVLRSACLWLGIDPNQPLMRQRGRPRTRSRDEDGNITSAGEVIELTLQPDETVTGKLITDFQGLVKNTNLATLTLSKLAEMLVALRDRELVVDLQLLEAYLEAVDEDWRAKIADEIGLEDNNEEKTNPWAVLGLDPGASIDEVKAAYRKIMRHIHPDTSGMPRWYAQTVNDAYRTIMEGFEDG
- a CDS encoding Txe/YoeB family addiction module toxin, with translation MTSQIEVQKTTHRIPVFEEEFREDLGWWYKNDLQKAYKVLDLVQAILLDPFVGIGKPEPLKYLDANTWSRRIDLEHRLVYRVTHDQLNFLQARYHYD
- a CDS encoding type II toxin-antitoxin system Phd/YefM family antitoxin gives rise to the protein MLSSETTYTEARNNLASLLDQVVDDKEVIVIKRRERGNVALIAEDELSSLLETAYLLRSPKNAARLLSALERAKANTTKPMSVDQLCQELGIGKQEKEEQ